In Neorhodopirellula lusitana, a genomic segment contains:
- a CDS encoding NADH:ubiquinone reductase (Na(+)-transporting) subunit B: MKPLRDAFDSVHPYFAKGGILEKAYPVYESIDTFLFTPGETTTGRTHVRDGIDLKRMMIMVVVALIPVTLFGMWNTGYQANYAIQEMTAAGMDVDFDWHHTIHNAIGFGHDPGNFVDNFVYGAIFFIPIYIVCMFVGGHIEMVFSVLRGHEINEGFLVTGLLFPLTLPASIPLWQVALGIAFGVIVAKEVFGGTGRNFLNVALTSRAFLYFAYAGQISGDKVWTAVDGFSGATALGQLANAPENAIGSLSSIQYGWGGEGAITWMSAFIGTIQGCVGETSALLCLVGAALLVATGIGSWRIMTAVIVGVAGTSLFLNFVGSETNAMFAVPFYWHLVIGGLAFGLVFMATDPVSASMTNKGKWFYGILIGFMTVLIRVINPAFPEGIMLAILFGNVFAPLIDYFVVQANIRRRVARYAV, from the coding sequence ATGAAACCACTGCGTGACGCCTTCGACAGCGTTCACCCTTACTTTGCAAAGGGGGGAATTCTTGAAAAGGCCTACCCCGTTTACGAGTCAATTGACACGTTCCTGTTCACGCCCGGCGAAACCACGACCGGACGTACCCACGTTCGCGACGGTATCGACCTAAAGCGAATGATGATCATGGTTGTCGTGGCTTTGATCCCGGTGACTTTGTTTGGGATGTGGAACACGGGCTACCAAGCCAACTACGCGATCCAGGAAATGACCGCTGCGGGCATGGACGTGGATTTCGATTGGCACCACACCATCCACAACGCGATTGGATTTGGGCACGACCCAGGTAACTTCGTCGACAACTTTGTGTATGGGGCGATCTTCTTCATACCGATTTACATCGTGTGCATGTTTGTGGGCGGCCATATCGAAATGGTCTTCAGCGTGCTCCGCGGTCACGAAATCAACGAAGGTTTCTTGGTCACGGGATTGCTGTTCCCGCTTACTTTGCCTGCTTCGATCCCACTTTGGCAGGTTGCTCTGGGCATTGCCTTTGGCGTGATCGTCGCCAAGGAAGTGTTCGGCGGCACGGGGCGTAACTTCTTGAACGTGGCGCTGACTTCGCGAGCGTTCCTATACTTCGCTTATGCCGGTCAAATCAGTGGCGACAAGGTCTGGACCGCTGTCGACGGTTTCAGTGGTGCGACTGCCCTGGGGCAACTCGCCAACGCTCCCGAAAATGCCATTGGTTCGCTGAGCAGCATCCAGTACGGCTGGGGTGGCGAAGGTGCGATTACCTGGATGAGTGCGTTCATCGGAACGATTCAAGGTTGCGTGGGTGAAACCAGTGCATTGCTTTGCTTGGTCGGTGCCGCCCTGTTAGTGGCGACCGGCATCGGGTCGTGGCGAATCATGACCGCGGTCATCGTCGGCGTGGCTGGCACCAGCTTGTTCCTGAATTTTGTTGGCAGCGAAACCAACGCAATGTTCGCTGTTCCGTTTTACTGGCACCTTGTCATTGGTGGCTTGGCATTCGGTTTGGTCTTCATGGCGACTGACCCGGTCAGTGCTTCGATGACTAACAAGGGCAAGTGGTTCTATGGCATCTTGATTGGTTTCATGACGGTGTTGATCCGAGTGATTAACCCCGCATTCCCCGAAGGCATCATGTTGGCGATTTTGTTCGGTAACGTGTTCGCTCCATTGATTGATTACTTCGTCGTCCAAGCCAACATCCGCCGGAGGGTTGCCCGTTATGCCGTCTAA
- a CDS encoding Na(+)-translocating NADH-quinone reductase subunit A — translation MPATQNRSRSHGTTVIKQGLDLPILGAPEQRIEIGRAVQSVALLGDDYVGMKPTMLVAEGDRVSLGQPLFEDKKNPGVIYTSPASGTIGSVIRGAKRKFEAITINVDGNDQITFEAARDQDPVSMGKDGVADQLVKSGLWTALRTRPYGKVPAIGSSPSSIFVTATDTNPLAADPAVVMSERKDQFVLGLQALTQLTEGPTFLCKAEGAEIPGGDVQGVEMASFSGPHPAGLPGTHIHFLDPVGPTKTVWYIGYQDVIAIGSLFQTGQLDVRRIVSLAGPKVNQPRLVETRLGACIDDLIEGEVDTEVKLRPISGSVLDGHTAKAPHNYLGRYHQQVSIIEEGDHREFLGWQKPGFDKFSVTRIFASAMTPSQKFAFTSSTGGSERAMVPMGTYEKVMPLDVLATQLLRSLIVRDTDAAQQLGVLELEEEDLALCTFVCPGKYEYGSLIRQALTTIEREG, via the coding sequence ATGCCCGCTACTCAAAACCGCTCACGAAGTCACGGAACTACCGTCATCAAGCAGGGTCTGGACCTGCCAATCCTGGGAGCGCCCGAGCAGCGAATCGAGATTGGGCGAGCCGTCCAGTCGGTTGCGTTGCTAGGTGACGACTACGTTGGCATGAAGCCCACCATGCTGGTTGCCGAAGGCGATCGCGTTTCGCTGGGTCAGCCTTTGTTCGAAGACAAGAAGAACCCGGGCGTCATCTACACGTCGCCAGCAAGCGGGACCATTGGCAGTGTTATCCGTGGAGCCAAACGTAAGTTTGAAGCGATCACGATCAACGTCGACGGCAACGACCAAATCACATTCGAAGCCGCACGCGACCAAGACCCTGTTTCGATGGGCAAGGATGGCGTTGCGGATCAATTGGTGAAAAGCGGATTGTGGACTGCTTTGCGAACTCGCCCGTACGGCAAGGTGCCTGCGATCGGGTCATCGCCCAGTTCAATCTTCGTCACCGCTACGGACACGAACCCACTGGCGGCGGATCCCGCCGTGGTGATGAGCGAGCGAAAAGACCAGTTCGTGCTGGGCTTGCAAGCTCTGACGCAACTGACCGAAGGCCCGACTTTCTTGTGCAAAGCCGAAGGGGCTGAAATCCCTGGCGGCGACGTGCAGGGCGTTGAGATGGCTAGCTTCAGCGGTCCGCACCCGGCCGGTTTGCCCGGCACTCATATTCACTTCTTGGATCCAGTCGGCCCGACCAAAACGGTTTGGTACATCGGATACCAAGACGTCATCGCGATCGGATCGCTGTTCCAAACCGGACAGCTTGATGTTCGCCGCATCGTTTCACTGGCCGGCCCCAAAGTGAACCAGCCTCGGTTGGTGGAAACTCGCTTGGGTGCTTGCATCGACGATTTGATCGAAGGCGAAGTCGATACGGAAGTGAAGCTGCGTCCGATCTCGGGATCGGTACTGGACGGTCACACCGCGAAGGCCCCTCACAACTACTTGGGTCGATACCATCAACAGGTTTCGATCATCGAAGAAGGCGACCACCGCGAGTTCTTGGGCTGGCAAAAGCCGGGCTTCGATAAATTCTCGGTCACACGTATTTTCGCTTCGGCGATGACTCCTTCCCAAAAGTTCGCGTTCACGTCCTCAACGGGTGGTTCCGAACGAGCCATGGTGCCGATGGGCACTTACGAAAAAGTAATGCCGCTCGACGTGCTGGCGACTCAGCTTTTGCGATCGTTGATCGTTCGCGACACCGACGCAGCCCAGCAGCTTGGCGTGCTGGAATTGGAAGAAGAAGATTTGGCTCTGTGCACATTCGTTTGCCCGGGCAAGTACGAATATGGCTCGCTGATTCGTCAAGCTCTGACAACGATCGAACGCGAAGGTTAA